CGGATCCACAGCAGCAAGCGCAAGCGCTGCATCAGAAACCGTATTACCTACCACCGCGATTTTGTTGGATGCTATATTCACATAACTCGGTGCACGGATCTTATGCCGTACCGGGCGGTTTGTTCCATCAGACCTCACAAAATGAATAACCTCACCCCGGGGCGCTTCATGCCGGCCAATACCATCACCCGGCGGGATTTCTTTTACCTGCATATCTATACCGTCATTGAAATCATCAAGTTTATGTAATGCCTGTTTAATTATACTGATAGACTCGTATACCTCAAGTACACGGACAACGAGTTTCGCAAACACATCGCCTTCTTTTTGAGTGATAACTTTCCAGTCCAACATATCATACGCTGCGTAGGGATCATCCCGGCGGACATCAATATCCACACCGCTTGCCCGCGCGGTGGGGCCAACAACGCAATACGCTTCCGCATTCTCTTTAGTAAGAATACACACCTTTTTTGTCCGTGCCTGTATCACAGGATCATCCATCACCGCGCCTTTAAACATATCATTTGCACGCTGAATTTCATCCAATACCTTCAGAAGCTGCGGTATATCTTCCTTATTAATATCCCTGCGTACCCCGCCAACCTTGAACATACTATAATGCTGGCGGTTACCCGAGATAAGTTCAAACATATCAAGCAAGGGTTCACGATACTTCCATGCCCACATCCATACAGTATTATACCCAAGAAAATGCCCTGCCAGCCCTAACCACAGAAAATGCGAATGCACGCGTTCCATCTCAGCTATAATTGTGCGGATAAGTTTTACTCTTCCCGGCAACTTTGAAGTGAACCCTGCAGCGTCTTCCACTGCGTTTATGTAAGCAAACGGATGCGAGGTTGAACAAATCCCGCAGATACGTTCCACAAGATGCGCTATCTGGTCATAATGTTTATCTTCCGATAATCTTTCCACCCCGCGATGCAAGTAGCCCACTTCAATATCAATATCCACCACGCGTTCGCCTTCAACGTATAATTTAAAATATTCCGGCTCCTCCTGCAGCGGATGATACGGGCCTATAGGGATAACAGTACGGCGTAATTCACTCATTTGCTATCCCTCCTTAACGGATACTTACCTTCCGGCCAATCAGATGAAAGAAGTAAACGTTTCATATCCGGATGGCCTATGAAGTTCACTCCAAACAATTCAGCGATCTCGCGTTCAATCCATTCCGCACCTTTAAAGATTGTTGCAATAGACCGTATCTCAGGTTTACTTTTATCCTCTAATTTAACTTTCAGAGTAAACATTTTCCCGCTTTTATCATGCGAAAAATGGTAAAGTATTTCTATACATTCCCGGGTATCCACAGCTGTGGCGGTACTCATGCGTAACCACAATTCTTTCACCAATATTTTAACGCATTCCGGTAAATCCACAGGTTTTACCGTCAGATAGAACCGTCTGGGGTTTTTCTCGATAAACTCCACAACCTTTGTCCCTAACGTATTAGTTATCTGATCCTCAATATCCTGACTTAAAAAAGCTTCAACCATAAATCCTTTACCTTAAACTCACTTCCCGTTTTTAAGTTTTGCCAGTAATTTTACAACACCCATAATCATCGCTTCCGGTTTTGGCGGGCATCCCGGGACATACGCATCCACAGGAATAATTTCGTCAACTGTTTTCACAAAATTATAAGCATGACGAAACATATTACCCCCACATGCGCAGGAACCTATTGCGATAACAAAACACGGTTTAGCGGTTTGTTCGTATACAAGTTTCAACCGCGGCGCAGTCTTCCTTGTCGG
The sequence above is a segment of the Elusimicrobiota bacterium genome. Coding sequences within it:
- a CDS encoding nickel-dependent hydrogenase large subunit: MSELRRTVIPIGPYHPLQEEPEYFKLYVEGERVVDIDIEVGYLHRGVERLSEDKHYDQIAHLVERICGICSTSHPFAYINAVEDAAGFTSKLPGRVKLIRTIIAEMERVHSHFLWLGLAGHFLGYNTVWMWAWKYREPLLDMFELISGNRQHYSMFKVGGVRRDINKEDIPQLLKVLDEIQRANDMFKGAVMDDPVIQARTKKVCILTKENAEAYCVVGPTARASGVDIDVRRDDPYAAYDMLDWKVITQKEGDVFAKLVVRVLEVYESISIIKQALHKLDDFNDGIDMQVKEIPPGDGIGRHEAPRGEVIHFVRSDGTNRPVRHKIRAPSYVNIASNKIAVVGNTVSDAALALAAVDPCYCCTDRSIVIDVNTNKTIMTGKDLVRLSQEKTLELRKKLG
- a CDS encoding NADH-quinone oxidoreductase subunit C — translated: MVEAFLSQDIEDQITNTLGTKVVEFIEKNPRRFYLTVKPVDLPECVKILVKELWLRMSTATAVDTRECIEILYHFSHDKSGKMFTLKVKLEDKSKPEIRSIATIFKGAEWIEREIAELFGVNFIGHPDMKRLLLSSDWPEGKYPLRRDSK
- the nuoB gene encoding NADH-quinone oxidoreductase subunit NuoB, with protein sequence MKITTKALTKSIWVYHCATSPCNNCDIEILDALTPRHDLERFGIQLVGSPRHADALLVTGVPTRKTAPRLKLVYEQTAKPCFVIAIGSCACGGNMFRHAYNFVKTVDEIIPVDAYVPGCPPKPEAMIMGVVKLLAKLKNGK